The stretch of DNA GCCACCAAATGACACGGAAGCAAGTCTCAAGCTTACTGGCGCGAAAAATGTCCAGGAGACTGCCTACGAGGGACCAGAATCACCCTAGTACAGCTTTAGCCAGGCTCTGGCAGGGATGAGTGACCCCAGGAAAGAGGGAAATCAATACGGGCTCTCTAAGATCAAGATGAGGTTTAGCCTCAGCCTCTTACACTCCTAAATGGAAGGATATTTTAAATACACCCATTTATCAACCAGCAGCAGCAAGAACCTCAGGGCTTTCCATGTACTGGACGGGCGCAGTACCAGACCCAACGAGTTAGAACTGCTCAGCCTGATGGGTTTCATGGCTCCTCTAGAATGGCTAACTTAAATTCTATATAGTCATGCAGCAACATGGCCGTGTTGGCCTGCTGGCAAGTGTATAATGTTTATTTGGTTGAAATCTGTAAACATGTGTTTCTCATGACTCAGTATCTGGGCAAGAGGGTGGGGTTTGGGAATATTTCAGACAGACACTGCTAGGGTCCCACACAACCTCACCAAGCTCTCTGTCCACAGGGATGGAGGAGGCGCTCTGCAGAGTTCAGTACATAAGAACCTGTCCCAGCCTCTACATAAGAGACCTGACTTCCTGCAGCAAGGCTTCTTAGCCGCCTAAGAAGGGTCCCCGGGGCCACTCAGTATCCTCAAGCTCCAGTCAGGACACTTAAGGCAGTCAGCTTGTTTCACTCAACAGCTGACCATAGGGCCCAGCCTTGACAAGCTAAAGAGAGGCCTGAGTTTCGGtggtttaccctgaggcaatcaACACCTGGTTCCGacaaagaccacaaactgagactacccaggaaCAGACCGTCCAGAGAATTCCTAACGTTCCAGCCTGTAGTGGACAGGGTCACCCGCCAGCACACACCCactgcttttcaccaggacacccctagacaaatgtcagccaatcaggggtcctcaACCTTATAAACCCCTCAACCCCACCtctgctactataaaaacccagctctaactgagctcggggctctccgacCCCTACAATacgttggacacacagagagactgagtttgcaaacttgtctAAGAATAAAGGCCCTTTGCTTTTACACAGGACTCGGGTCTCCTGGTTGGTTTTGGGGgactccgtgatctgggcataacactgCCTTCCCCACCCTGTAGCTATGGCCTTCCAGATGCCTCCAGTCCTCCAGAGATGTGCGAGTTTCCAGGATCTTTCCTCAGGAATGAAGCTGGGAAGCCGAGCCGGCCCCGCCGGAGATCGCCCGCCGCCCTTGGCCTCCTAGTCCTCCTGGCAGAGCAGGCTCGCTCGTTCTCGGCAGCTGCTGGGCAGCCCGTCCCCGCTAACCTAGCGAGATCCCCGGGCGCCGGGTGTCAGCAGCCCCTGCGAACTTCACTCACCCTCTGGAGAAAGCTCAAGCGGTCCCGGAGCGGCGGCGCTGCCGCCATGGTCCAAGGAACTCCCCCCAGCCTGCCCCGCTTCCGCCAGGCTTCGCTCCTCCAATCACCGCGCAGCTCTGGCTCCTCCAGCCAATCGGTCTCAGGAAGGGGGGGGGCCGTCCGAAGTCCCAGTTAGAGACGGACAAGGATTAACACCAATGACTAAAGAACAGGCCAGTGACTCTGACCAATCATAAAATAGTATGGGCGGAGGGGCCGGATGTTTGTCGATTCGACGCCGGAAGAGGCGGGAGCCAATATGGCGGCGTCCACAGGAGCCAGGGAGAATCGCTCATGTCCGCCAACGGAGCCGTTTGGAGGCGCGTGCGGAGCCGCCTCCGAGCCTTCCCGGAGCATCTGGCGGCCTGCGGAGCCGAGGTAAGCAGCAGGCCGAGCCGGTTAGCCGGAGGTGGGGAGGATGGTGGCCCTGGGGAGGCCGCACTACCGTCGGGTCTTCCCTTAGGCTTCGGCGTACGGCAGGTGCGTGCAGGCCTCCACCGCCCCCGGAGGCCGCCTGAGGAAGGACCTGTGCGCGCGCGAGTTCGAGGCCCTGAGGAGCTGCTTTGCCGCCGCGGTAGGTGGGCGCGACCCTTTTGGCCTTCCCTTTCCGATGTTTGGTGGGTGCCGCCCGATAATGGGGACTTGGACTGCAGAAGTCTTAGGTCCTCATTCTAGGATAGGTTTCTAGAACGACACTAATGCTGGCTGCCTCCCGGATCGCCACGAGTGTTACCGAGGGCGGCTAATGCAGAAACAGCACCCAGTAGAACGTCCACTCAGTCACAGGGTCCAGGCTTTCATCTTTTAGGTGAGCTCAGGTGCCCCACGTACACACCAGCACCTCAGCTCTTTAAGGTGTTTGGAGACTGCAGTATTTGATGTGGTCGGGGCTTTTAAACCATAGCTAACTTGGACATTAACCCTTTCTCTCTCAGGCCAAGAAGACCTGATGGAGGCACCTGGGAAGGGCTGTGGGCACAGGCGCCTTGTACTGAGGACACACAGAGAGCTTTGCCGACTGAAAGAAGGTGTGGCTGGAGGCGGTcctggtgtttatgtttcttctAGGCTTGAACCTTGGGCAGGGCAGGCTTTGTTTATCGATCTGATTTCGATTAAGATGTAACAGAAGCAGCAATGAAGATTATTTAATTCGGCACAGTTTCAGGTTTTTATACGCAGAGCATGGTGTACGGAACTGGTTTCTTCCAAGAACAATGCATCCTCAGCACACctgcccctcaccccccccccaaaaaaaagcaggTGGCTGGTCTGGACCATAGAACTCTGCCAAAGGATCCCACTTAGAACTGTTCTCACCaagggccagagaaatggctcaacagttaagtcAAAATTCattgctttcttagagaaccctggttcagttgccagcacccacatggcagctcacaaccatctgtaactccagttccagggcatccaacaccctcttcttgcctctgcaggcaccaggcacacccaTGGTacagacatgaatgcaggcaaaacataatataagattaaataaatcttttttaaaaatccaactgCTCTCATCAAAAGTATTTAGTCTCAGTTCTAGCACGCCAGGTCCTGAATCCAACTGCTAATGGGCAAAACACCGAAGATGCCTCAGCAACCGCACAAGGGGAGCGAGCCCAGTGTGACAAGTGCCGTGCAGATGACGGTCCAGGAATTGGGCAGAGGCTTTTTGGACAAAAAACAAGGAGGTTCTGCTTCAGACTTGCAGTGCGGGGACAGCCATCCCTGCAGCCTGTCCTGGGTGATGGCTCCtggctttccttcttcccctcttcatATAGTAAGTTTAAAAATTCAGAgtgcaaacacctttaatcccagcactcgggaggcagaggcagtcggatctctgagttcgaggccagcctggtctacagagggagttccaggacaggctccaaagctacagagaaaccctgtaaacaaaacaacaaaaaagcagagTGCAGCAAGGGATTCCGCGGGCACGAGTGCCACCTGCTGGGAAGCATGGGAAGTGCTCGGTCCCACTTCTAGGTGTGGAGGTTGTGCTGCTGTCCTTGAACCAGTTTGCACCTGTCTGAGAGCCTGGGTTCTGGAAATGGGGCGAGAGGCCGGTGGTGCCCTACACTTTACGCCAAAATCGGCCTCCCTGCTACTCTGGAACTGGCCTGgcttagcaggctgagaaaagCCAGATTTTCTAGTTTGAAATGTATTTAACGCTTATGAGTGTTttagatgtatgtgtgtacactgtgtgtgtgcttggtggctgggggaggagggcacaAACaagatgttggattccctggaattggagttagaggtagttatgagctgccacatggatgATGGaaatcgaacctgggtcttctcTAAGAgcaacaactgagccatctcttcagcttctaGGAAACTGGGTGATAGATACTCTTGAGTCCACCCCCAGACATGACTTCTTGGCTATTGCAGAGAGCCAGGTCAATTAGTTTCTGTCTCAATGGACAGTGGTGTCTGTTCTCAAGGGACCTGATGGTGTGACTGGACAGTTGCCCAAGGATACCAGGTTGCCCTCCATAGAAGCACCACCTACTCAGTGTTCTCTTCCCCACTGTTGAGACTTCTCAGCCTTCCACAGCATCCTGAAGTCCTTGTGATAGCTCAGAGTATAGCTCCTCTCTCAAGTCTTCCAACTCTGGGCCCCACTGAGCTCAGGTCCCCCCAAGCTTGTCTGGCAAACTGTTCTCTCTTGCTGTCTCTTCATCCTCCCCTCTGAAGTGGCAGGTAGACATCCACTGCCATTCCCGGCACAGTCCAGGCCCACAAACTCCGCAGCCCGGCCTCTACTCCATCATCATTTGAATATTACATTCCTTCACACACCCAAACCCAATTCCCATGGACTAGTCCCCAGCTAGTGGTTCTATTTTGGGAGGTTCTAGAAATTTCAGGAAGTAGGTCACTGCAGGCATGCTCTTGAAGGTTGTGCCTGATCCCCAGTTCCTGTCCACTGGGCTGTGAGTAGAACCCTGAACTAGGGGTTTACAAAGAATGCAATGCATTCCTCACAGCCTGGAAGCCCGGAGGCCAAAGGTCAAGGTCAGTACTGTGAGGCCCTCCTGCTCAATAGGGGATCTATGAACACAGCACAAAAGATGCCTCAGTGAGGGTGTGGAGAACACAGTACAAAAGATGCCTCACTGGGTGTACCTTTGTATCCTAAGCTCTTAAAGCCTCCTGGTACACTTACTTGGAAGCCCTGAGCTTTAGAGGCGCCACACTGAACCACAGCAGATGTCTTGGCCTCAGATGAGATCTCttgttcctttttgttgtttttctggaactcactctgttgaccagggtggccttgaactcagagatctgcccgcctcctggagtgctaggattaaaggtgtgcatagCCACATCTGTTGTTGCTGAGAACTTTAGCTCCTCTATGTTCCTGTCCTGCTGTTGCCCCAGGAACAGAAGCATCCCAGGCCTGTAGCACAGCAACCAAGAGTACCTGTTCTATAGCAGAACCATCACTGGCAGGCACCACATCGCAGTAGCCTACGCCAGGTGACCCAACACCTAAAGACTGCACTGGCAGGTGGCTCCCTGGTGCCCTAGCCTTACAGGACCCAGATGGAGGTGCTGTCTCCTTCTGCACTTCTGCAGTTCAGCATTAAGCCCCCACCCGCCGGTCTGTGCCTTCTGGAGGAAGCATTCTCATCTGAAGGCTGTTGGACCAGGACTAGGGGGGCAgctaggaggcagagatggggcagGGGCAGCGCCACCTGCTCTACAGCAGATGCAGACCAGGAGAACCCGTGTCAAGGGGGATAGTCAAGAAAATCAAGCTGTGACGAGAGTTACAACAGTCCAAAAGGATGACAAGATAACATCTAACCACCCAATAATCGCTCATCTGGAAGCGTGTTTAGTCAGAAAGGCCGCGAGGAAGCCTGAGACCTGCCTTCCATTGGCGGGTCCCTCCGTGAGCCACACTTGGTCCGCCCAGTGCAGTTACAGAGGGCCCCTGGAAGCTTCCACTGCTGCCATCTGCTGGTTTTCAAGCTGTCCAGTAACATCTTGAGAGATAAGTGGCTGAAGGCACTGTTCTCACAGAGggtccaggtttgattcccagcagctcAGAGCGTTCATAGCTCCTGCTCCAGACCTCCAAGGGCACCGCATGTATCTGATGCAGATATGGgtgaacaaaacactcatatacataaaaaaaatctaaattaaaaaaatgtaataaaatatatctcaagagatgcatgcagatagagcacaCAGTGGGGTGTGGCCTGGCTCACCTATGACCCCATTGAGACTCCGGGGCCTTCCAATCCCTTCATGGCAGGGCTTGGGGACAAACCAGATTCTTGTCCCTCAATCTCTTACTGGGCGAGGggttgacaaaacaaaacattgtctCTGCTCAAAGACAACACCATCATGTGTTCCGCCCTGACAGCTCTACCCTGAGTCTGAGGCCACGCAGATGCATGCGGCATCCCAAGGCTCGTCCTGGTGGTGAGTGTGCCACTGTTCAACCTCCTCCTTGTCCTGGTGGTGAGTGTGCCACTGTTCAACCTCCTCCTGTCCTGGTGGTGAGTGTGCCACTGTTCAACCTCCTTGTCCTGGTGGTGAGTGTGCCACTGTTCAACCTCCTCCCTACAGTGGTGAGTGTGCCACTGTTCAACCTCCTCCCTACAGCAGGGATCAGCATGACACAGAAGACTGAGCTGCCTGTGGGGTCCCCAGCTGTGCTCACCCATCTGAGTTGAGGGAACCCCATGACCTCGAGGCCCCGTTTGGTGCCATCCAGGATCCTTTAGGTAAACAACTGATTCACTAGATATtagtggtgttttattttttgtttcataatcAATTTCAAAGAATGCGGATGACAGGAAACCAGGAGGGCCTTGTTCCTCCTCCCAACCCAAATCATACCCAATCCTGGGCCTCCCCGTGGGGAGACAGAGTCGCCTATGGCAGGCTTCCCACACCAAGGAGAATATGGGACATCAAGTCAGAGTGGAATCTGGCTGTGATGGGCTGTAACTGCCCGCCCTGCTAtcagtgctgctgctggtgaATCGGGACAGGCAGGCGCTGCCACCGTGAAGCGGCGGGGCTGACCCTCGATGCTGCCTTTCCAAGGCAGACCTGGGCAAGTGAGTGCCCTGACGGAGCCTTGGAGCAGGTGTTCCACAGAGTGTGGTAAGATGTCTGGGGACATAAGAAGTGGCCTCCAATCAGGTGTGGCTGGATAGCACCAGCCACTGTCCGATGCCTGGTTCTCACGCTTCTTCCAGCTCTCCAGGCAACTGTTTGATTTGCCGGCTGTGTACCACCTGTAACGCAGCCCCTGCAGCCTGCCGGAGCTGGGAGTCCAGGGCGCTGTGGAGGTCGTTCACCTGTACGTTAGGCAGGGAGTTAAAGCTAATGATGACTCCACCCTTCGGAGCCAGCTCCTGCTCTGGGTGAGAGGAAAGATCCCGCCGTCTCCTCCGGAGGTCAGAGCCAGCCTGCACTTTCAGGTCACGGTTGGGTTTGACATTCTCTGGCTTCTGACCCTCCGGCACAGCTATGTCTGGCCTCTTCTTTGTCTCCTGGATGGTGGCATCCCCCTTTCCTCCTTGCTGCCCCTCAGCAGGTATGTGAACCCCTCGGGGAACCTCACTTCTTACCTCTGGGTGAGAATCCTGACCTTTGTTAGGGATGGCCTGGGGTTCTTGCTGAAACCCGGCCTGGGGCTGGGAGCCTCTGTCTGCTGGCTTAGCTGAAACCATGGTGGGTCCTGATTGCCTGGACTTTGTGCGAGAGTCCtcagcctctgcccctgccaAGGGCTGCCCAGCCTCTTTGGGAGTATGGGCACCAGCGGCTAGCGCTTCCTTTacagttttcctccttccttgggAACCTGCACCAAAGGCATCTTGGTGCTGCCTGGCGACTTCCTCTGCAAGCTGCTTCTCTGGACTCTTGGGGGCCCCAGCAGAGTCTGGCTTGAGCACTGGTTCCAAGTCCCCAGGGACCAGCTCCCTCACAGCTCCAGCCACCTTGAGCGCAGCATCCTTCTGGTCTTCTCTCAGCTTAGTCTGGGCCCCCTGGGGCTCTTTGTCATGGCCACCAGGAGGAAGGTCAGCTAGGTCTCTGCCCAGCGCTGCCTTAGCTTCCCCCGGGGGTTGCTGGCCCATCTCTTGCAGGGGAGCAGGACGACCCTTAGGCTGCAAAGGCTGTGGAGGGCCACCTTCCACTGTCTCATCAGCACGCTGGTCCCcggcttcctcctcctgccctctgAGCGCCGCCACCCCAGGCTCTGGCTGCATGTCAGCTGCAAATGAAATGAAGGTGAGTGCCAGTTTGGCCAGAGAGAGGAACACGAGTTGCTGGTTCACTGACCAAAAAGAAACTTTCAAGCAGCTAAGAATCactaagagctggagagatggctcagtagcgaAGAATGCTCGCTGTTACTGCTGAAGACCAGAGCTGCATTCCAGCAGCTACTCAGGCAGcgcacaactgcctgtaactccacctcgAGGTGCTCTGACATCCTCTTCCAGCCTACACACATCcacaataaaatatgcaaataaactaaaattaaataagtaaatgaatgcatgaatggataaataaaaaggATCACTCATCAAAACCAAAATCCTCCTCCCACACTGCTGGCCACCCAGCCTGAGGTCCAGCCCCAGACCTGGCCTGGCTGGCTGTCTGCTCCCCAGGGCTCTACCTACCAGGCTTAGCCTtgtcctcttcatcctcctgtcGCTGCTGGCGGATTTCCTTGTGCTGCTCCTCGATCACAGCCAGCAGCTTCTCCTGCTGGTCCAGGAGGCGCTTCTGCTGCACCTGCTGCTCTTTGATCACCTGCAGCAGCACGGCGTGGTCCAGCATCTCGGCCCTGCCAGCTTCTGGTGGGGACACACACAGTCAGATGCACTCGGTACCGTTGCCAGAACCCGTGGGACTGATGGCCCCGCCACGCCCATCTGTCTGCATCACCTCAGTCCCACTGGAACCAGGCACGGAGTTAAGTAAGGCTGGAGGGAGAAGCCCTAGCCAGGGTGGGCCTCCAGGACAGTCTCCTGTCCAGCAACAGGGCTGCCTGCTTTTACCCTCACCCTCAGAGGCACGGGCGGATCCAAGCTCCCCGCCTGGCTGGCTGACAAAACTGAAGAGGGAAAGGACTAGGAAGTTTCAGGTTCCCCGAGCTGGCcagtctcctcctgcctcacacaGCTGTTCTAGGACTagcacaagagaaaagaaaacctaaaaactatttaaaaagttttaatattttaagatttctttcaaGATGAGGagaatcttaaaaacaaaggaagTCTTCAGGTGGTGCATGAGAACCTGCCACTGTGGCCCAGACATGGGGGAGGGGTTCCTCAGGAAGGAGGGGAACACCATCTTATTAAGGGGGGTGAGCCAGGGGGGGGGTCTTCCTAGACACATTTGCTGTGTCCCACCCATGCGACACTGGTGGTGTGGCCCGGTCTCATCCCTGCTGTGGAGGCCTCCTACAGTGCGGCAGAGCTGGCTGGTCTTTTCCTACAAGCACTTCCGCACTGGTCAGTTCTCCACAGCAGGCAGCCAGGGCAGGGCAGCTCCACAAGTCACACGATTTAAACCAGCCATCGTGAGAAGACACGGTGAAAGAGTGGGTGTCAGAGCCTAGGGACGTCTTGTGCAGAGGTGGGTTGGAGCCCGCCTGTAATCCTAGACAGGAgcacaggcaagcagatctctatgagtctgaggccggCCAGATGCAGGGCACACACTCACAAGTTAACTCTCTGAAGCAGGTCATGGTTAGTGACATCCAGGGGCAGTGATAAACTCCCACGAACACCCTAGGTCTCCTCAAACCCCTCAGTAGCCaatacaaggaaagaaagacaagttggaggccaggtagtggtggcataggcctttgatcccagcactcgggaggcagaggcaagtggatctctgtgagttcgagaccagcctggtctacaagagctagttccaggacaggctccagagctacagagaaacctcaggaaaaaaaaaaagaaagaaagaaaaacaaattagacAGCGGAGAGGATCCTGGGGCCCACCATGAATGGAACAAAGTTTTCCCTCTTGCCGGTGCCTTAGATTCAGACACTGGCTTGGGAAGGAAAGGCCTCATAACACAGggctcctttttctcccttcccataGAAAGCTCAAAGCGTCTCTCCAACAGGCCACACGGCACCAGACTGCATGATCATATAACCAGCAGTTGTACGGAGACAAAGCTACACATGTTGGTGGCGCTTCCACACTGTGAAGAGCAAGGTTCTGAAAGAGCAACCCACAGCTTAGTGCTCTGAGTGGACTAGCCGAGTTGGTTctagcagagaaaggaaggagccatGTCCAGCTGGAAGCCCCATGTGGTAAATGCAGACAGCATGGTGACTGGCTTTTCCCAGCCAGAACCTACCAGGACAAGGTACACAGATGGGATGAAGACCCCACACTAGACACAGTGGGATTTATGGGTGCAAGCCACACATGGCATCAGCAGGTACATGCAGCCCACCCTGACTCGCCACTCAGCTGTCCTCTGGGGCCACAGGCTGAGAAGAACTGAAGTTGAaaggaagagggagctggagtGTCAGCGACGACACCTGGGGGTGCACTGCACCTGGAGGGCTGCGCTGCACCTGGAGGGTTGTGCTGCACCTGGAGGGCTGCGCTGCACCTGGAGGGTTGTGCTGCACCTGGAGGGTTGTGCTGCACCTGGAGGGCTGCGCTGCACCTGGAAGGGCACGCTGCACCTGGAGGGTTGTGCTGCACCTGGAGGGTTCTGCTGCACCTGGAGGGTTGTGCTGCACCTGGAGGGGGGGGCACTGCACCTTGAGGAGTGTGCTGCATCTAGAGGGGTGCTGCTCCTTGGGCCGGACAAACATTCACGTAGGCCCCTCACAGGTGTAGGATGCCACCCAGGTGCCGTCCCCACACTGTCAGAGCCTCCACTCACATGCTTCTTTACAACACAGTCCTGAGCCGTACCTGCTACTAGCTTTTTAATCTCAGCTGTCCGTCCCATTGAGAGCATATGAAAGAGAGGCACAACAGGGAATAATGAAAAGTCtcttcttcagaaagaaaaaaacaaagaatcaaacaTGTTCAAGTGACAGATTACAGAACTGGAACCAGCAAATATAGTCAGACTAaaaccagagaggaaaacagCAAGCATGGGGAGTTTCCCAAGCAATCTGGGAGCTGCAGCCAGGCAAAAGGAACCAGAAGCTCCGCCTTTCAGGCTTCACTGAGACGTCAGCCTGGAGCAGCCGCTCAAGTCTGACCTTCAGGGCTGAGTGAGAAGCAAACCCTGGATCTTTTCACACCACTGCGAGGTGAACCATGAACACGTAAGGCAGGCCCGGATCAGAGACGGCCTGGGTAGTCCTGGGAGTTCGATCCAGGAGAGCCAAGCAGTCCACTGCCTGGTCCTTACAACAGACCAGGGGTGAGACTTCAGGTGGGCTTTGTGAAAACAACTGGACGGGTGGTCACTCCAGGGCTTCTGAGGGGGGGGGCATGACTACCACCTTCCCCGTACATAAAATACTATGGGATCAACCATAAAGATTcaaaatggggggctggagagatggctcagtggttaagagtattgcctgctcttccaaaggtcctgacttcaattcccagcaaccacatggtggctcacaaccatctgtaaagaggtctggtaccctcttctggcctgcagacatgcacacagacagaatattgtatactaaataaataaatatttaaaaaaaaagattcaaaatgGACATAAAGTTCGTGAACTCAGGGCAAGTCAGCCATAGCAAACTCCGTGTGCCAGGGCAGGCCTTCGCTTCAGGTGTGGCAAGGACTCAGGCCATGCTGCTGACCACCAACGCCACGCCAGCCCCACCTAAGGCACAGCTTTCAGATGAGCCTTCACACCCGGTGCTGTCTTTACACACGAGTGGGTAAACAGCAGCATGCGTGCTTTAAGATGGAATGAAAATGGAGATTAGAAGCCATGCAACTACATGACACTTTTCTTTAAAGGGAAAATGGGGAGATAAAAATAGTCCCGACAGGTGTGGAGGAAAGCCACTGGCAGGAAATAGCAGGGGTCACTGGCGTGCATCCTTAGCATAGAAACCAAGGGACAGAAACCATGGAGCAGGAGAGATCCAGGAGCGACCACCCCACCCAACCTCACTCTGGGGCTCCTTCAGAGGGGCGGTGCAGACTCACCTTCTAGCTTGCTCCCCGCCTGGTCTCCACCTGGTTGTTCAgcctctttctgctccctctcctctgcagcctctggcCTTTGTGCAGGGAGGTCCGCCTTCCCACCTGCACACAGGGAGACTCAGCTGGTTTGTTGAAAAGTCAAAAAgtcaggggtggggtgaggggctgGCAGATGTTTCCGAAAACGTCTCCATAGCTAGCCCCCCCCCAACACAGTTTATATTCAACCTGATGATTACcaggaaagtaataaaaaaatatttaacaatctCACAGGCTGATGGCAGCGAGCCAATGTTAACCACCTAAGCCAATTAAAATGCAAGCACCGTCCTAACCAGCTCTTAGACGGGCACTTAACAATGTGTTACCTGTCAAGCGTTCCTGCACTGTCCCCCGTGTGCGCCCAGACACGCGAGAACAGCATGGCACCTGACATTTAGTGGTCTGGCAAACAACCGCGTGACAGATATTACAGGAGCTGTCAAGGCACCAGGCTCTTCTCCACTCCACCAGCTGCTGAGGGGGCTGCGACATTCACATGCTAATCTTGTGAATGAGAGAGCCCGGACTGAGAGGGACTAACCGGTTCCTGCCACAGCAACCATAggagctgccccccccccccatctccaggGAGGCAGACACTCACCAAGGTTGCTCTCCGCGTCGCTCTCTGCGGGCTTCTCTTGGACCCCTTCAGCCTTCTGGGCAGCCTCTTCACCGCCCTCACCTGCCACCACAGCATTCTGCTCCACAGAGAGCCTGGACTGGGGCACTGGATGCAGATCCCTAGTGTCTGGTCTGGAATCTTCCTTCCTGGGCTGGACAGGTGGCTGATCATTTGCCTCTGGAACCTTTTGGGGATGCTCGGCTTCCACCACTGCCGGGGCTTGCTCAagtctcttcccttcctctcccctctcgggctcctgctcctccctctctgaccCAGGTGGAGGTGGTGCCACCTGGCCCCTGGCCCCGGGGTCCCCTTCATCTGTGAGCTTGGGAGGTGGCTTTTTCTCCTCTGGCCCTTCTTGGTCTTGCCCTTCATCCACCACCACCTTGTCATGAGGGATGGGAGGCTCATGGCGGTGGGCCTCGCCCACAGGGACAGCAATACCTGGAAGGACACAGGACAGGCTGGAGTCATACTGGAGAGAGGCCCCACTTCACCTCCACAGCTCTGAGGACTAGCAGACCTGGAACATCAACTTTACAAGAGGAGCAGCAGCGGGCAGTGGTCTGGGCCTCGCGGGCGGCTAATGCATTAGTCACTCACCTTGGCCAGGCCGATCCAGCTGTgcagcttcctgcttctccttaGGGGCCTCCCCTGCAGGCACATCCACAGGACCCTTAATCTGGGCCTGCTCCAGTACCTCTTTGTCCTCGGGCGGCTTTGGCTTCTCCTGGCTACCCTCAGCGACCACGATAACCGGATCCTGGACTGCAAGCAAAGCACAGTGAGCCGCCAGCAGCCAGAACAGACTGGGTGGTTCTCCTAAGATCAGGACCACATATCAAAGACAAATGGCAGAGTGGAGGTGAGTTTCTTCCTCTTCAGTCATTATTATCAGCTaagcagcaaagaaaatattttttcattcataggaaaaaaaaaaaaaagatcaaaattcaaCTTCTATCTATTGGCAGATGGCCACTCTATGTAATACGTGTCCACAACCACCAGGTGGCAGCATGAGCACACAGCCAGACAATGTCCCTAGGGTCTCCCAGCAGGCACCAACTGCCTGCCCTAAGGCCTAGACTGAGGCCTTTAAAGTACACTGGCTATGGTTGGGCAGGCCTG from Microtus ochrogaster isolate Prairie Vole_2 chromosome 7, MicOch1.0, whole genome shotgun sequence encodes:
- the Slc38a10 gene encoding putative sodium-coupled neutral amino acid transporter 10 isoform X1 — encoded protein: MTAASTSKWGLITNVVNSIVGVSVLTMPFCFKQCGIVLGALLLVFCSWMTHQSCMFLVKSASLSKRRTYAGLAFHAYGKAGKMLVETSMIGLMLGTCITFYVVIGDLGSNFFAPLIGLRVTNSFRVFLLFTVSLCIVLPLSLQRNVMASIQSFSAMALLFYTIFMFVIVLSSLKHGLFSGQWLQRVSYIRWEGIFRCVPIFGMSFACQSQVLPTYDSLDEPSVKTMSSIFASSLNVVTAFYVMVGFFGYVSFTDATAGNVLIHFPSNLVTEMIRVGFMMSVAVGFPMMILPCRQALNTLLFEQQQKDGTFAAGGYMPPLRFKVLTLSVVFGTMVGGILIPNVETILGFTGATMGSLICFICPALIYKKAHKNAPSAQVVLWVGLGVLVVSTLTTLSVSEETPLDLTQQAQSGQRGDAEGGVKVDAARLSVQDPVIVVAEGSQEKPKPPEDKEVLEQAQIKGPVDVPAGEAPKEKQEAAQLDRPGQGIAVPVGEAHRHEPPIPHDKVVVDEGQDQEGPEEKKPPPKLTDEGDPGARGQVAPPPPGSEREEQEPERGEEGKRLEQAPAVVEAEHPQKVPEANDQPPVQPRKEDSRPDTRDLHPVPQSRLSVEQNAVVAGEGGEEAAQKAEGVQEKPAESDAESNLGGKADLPAQRPEAAEEREQKEAEQPGGDQAGSKLEAEIKKLVAEAGRAEMLDHAVLLQVIKEQQVQQKRLLDQQEKLLAVIEEQHKEIRQQRQEDEEDKAKPADMQPEPGVAALRGQEEEAGDQRADETVEGGPPQPLQPKGRPAPLQEMGQQPPGEAKAALGRDLADLPPGGHDKEPQGAQTKLREDQKDAALKVAGAVRELVPGDLEPVLKPDSAGAPKSPEKQLAEEVARQHQDAFGAGSQGRRKTVKEALAAGAHTPKEAGQPLAGAEAEDSRTKSRQSGPTMVSAKPADRGSQPQAGFQQEPQAIPNKGQDSHPEVRSEVPRGVHIPAEGQQGGKGDATIQETKKRPDIAVPEGQKPENVKPNRDLKVQAGSDLRRRRRDLSSHPEQELAPKGGVIISFNSLPNVQVNDLHSALDSQLRQAAGAALQVVHSRQIKQLPGELEEA
- the Slc38a10 gene encoding putative sodium-coupled neutral amino acid transporter 10 isoform X3 — encoded protein: MTAASTSKWGLITNVVNSIVGVSVLTMPFCFKQCGIVLGALLLVFCSWMTHQSCMFLVKSASLSKRRTYAGLAFHAYGKAGKMLVETSMIGLMLGTCITFYVVIGDLGSNFFAPLIGLRVTNSFRVFLLFTVSLCIVLPLSLQRNVMASIQSFSAMALLFYTIFMFVIVLSSLKHGLFSGQWLQRVSYIRWEGIFRCVPIFGMSFACQSQVLPTYDSLDEPSVKTMSSIFASSLNVVTAFYVMVGFFGYVSFTDATAGNVLIHFPSNLVTEMIRVGFMMSVAVGFPMMILPCRQALNTLLFEQQQKDGTFAAGGYMPPLRFKVLTLSVVFGTMVGGILIPNVETILGFTGATMGSLICFICPALIYKKAHKNAPSAQVVLWVGLGVLVVSTLTTLSVSEETPLDLTQQAQSGQRGDAEGGVKVDAARLSVQDPVIVVAEGSQEKPKPPEDKEVLEQAQIKGPVDVPAGEAPKEKQEAAQLDRPGQGIAVPVGEAHRHEPPIPHDKVVVDEGQDQEGPEEKKPPPKLTDEGDPGARGQVAPPPPGSEREEQEPERGEEGKRLEQAPAVVEAEHPQKVPEANDQPPVQPRKEDSRPDTRDLHPVPQSRLSVEQNAVVAGEGGEEAAQKAEGVQEKPAESDAESNLGGKADLPAQRPEAAEEREQKEAEQPGGDQAGSKLEEAGRAEMLDHAVLLQVIKEQQVQQKRLLDQQEKLLAVIEEQHKEIRQQRQEDEEDKAKPADMQPEPGVAALRGQEEEAGDQRADETVEGGPPQPLQPKGRPAPLQEMGQQPPGEAKAALGRDLADLPPGGHDKEPQGAQTKLREDQKDAALKVAGAVRELVPGDLEPVLKPDSAGAPKSPEKQLAEEVARQHQDAFGAGSQGRRKTVKEALAAGAHTPKEAGQPLAGAEAEDSRTKSRQSGPTMVSAKPADRGSQPQAGFQQEPQAIPNKGQDSHPEVRSEVPRGVHIPAEGQQGGKGDATIQETKKRPDIAVPEGQKPENVKPNRDLKVQAGSDLRRRRRDLSSHPEQELAPKGGVIISFNSLPNVQVNDLHSALDSQLRQAAGAALQVVHSRQIKQLPGELEEA